One Alphaproteobacteria bacterium HT1-32 genomic region harbors:
- a CDS encoding NADH-quinone oxidoreductase subunit G — MPKLTVNGIEVEVAQGETVLQACEAAGAEIPRFCYHEKLSIAGNCRMCLVEMEKAPKPVASCAMPAGEGMVIHTNTPKVEKARKGVMEFLLINHPLDCPICDQGGECDLQDQAMGYGMDHSRFKENKRAVKDKYMGPIIKTIMTRCIHCTRCVRFAEEIAGVPSIGALGRGEGMEITTYLESAMNSEMSGNVIDLCPVGALTSKPYAFNARPWELRKTESIDVMDAVGSNIRIDARGNEVLRVLPRINEEINEEWIADKTRYACDGLQRQRLDRPYLRKGGKLQPVSWQEAFDAVATKLKGTKADKIAAIAGDQADAEAMTALKDLMGALGVASVDCRQDGSTADVSTRAAYIMNTTILGIEEADACLLIGTNPRWEAPLVNARLRKRHAAGGFQIARIGTPHDLTFPVEEIGAGADTLKDILDGKHSFAAVLEKAERPMLILGAGILARPDGDAILATARAIAEKTGMIVAASGEDDGWNGFNVMQLAASRVGGLDLGLVPGEGGLATNAILDGAAAGDIEVVYLLAADELDMSKLDKAFVIYQGHHGDAGAQAADVILPGAAYTEKDGTWVNVEGRVQIGRRAVSPPGEAREDWKIFRALSDVLGKQLPYDNIDAVRARMADINPVFAVPDVIQPAEWGAFGTTGETGADAFTSPVVNYYMTDPVSRCSKTMAECTSLFVNKSATATGTEG; from the coding sequence ATGCCCAAGCTGACCGTAAACGGAATCGAAGTAGAAGTTGCACAGGGAGAAACCGTGCTGCAGGCCTGTGAGGCTGCCGGCGCTGAAATCCCGCGTTTCTGCTATCATGAAAAACTTTCGATCGCCGGTAACTGCCGGATGTGTCTGGTTGAAATGGAAAAAGCACCGAAGCCAGTCGCTTCCTGCGCCATGCCGGCCGGCGAGGGGATGGTTATTCACACCAATACCCCGAAGGTCGAAAAAGCCCGCAAGGGCGTCATGGAATTCCTGCTGATCAACCATCCGCTTGATTGCCCGATTTGCGATCAGGGTGGTGAATGTGACCTGCAGGATCAGGCCATGGGCTATGGCATGGATCACAGCCGCTTCAAGGAGAACAAGCGCGCGGTGAAGGACAAATATATGGGTCCGATCATCAAGACGATCATGACCCGTTGTATTCACTGCACGCGCTGCGTTCGATTCGCCGAAGAAATTGCCGGTGTACCGAGTATCGGGGCTCTCGGTCGTGGTGAAGGGATGGAAATTACGACCTATCTCGAAAGCGCGATGAATTCAGAAATGTCGGGTAATGTCATCGATCTGTGCCCGGTTGGCGCGCTGACATCAAAACCCTACGCTTTCAATGCGCGCCCCTGGGAGCTGCGCAAGACCGAATCAATCGATGTGATGGACGCCGTTGGCTCCAATATCCGGATTGATGCCCGTGGCAATGAAGTGCTGCGCGTTCTTCCGCGGATCAATGAAGAGATCAACGAAGAATGGATCGCCGACAAGACCCGCTACGCCTGTGATGGCCTGCAGCGGCAGCGTCTGGACCGGCCTTATCTTCGCAAGGGCGGTAAATTGCAGCCGGTCAGCTGGCAGGAAGCCTTTGATGCTGTCGCCACAAAGCTGAAGGGCACCAAGGCTGACAAGATTGCCGCGATCGCCGGTGATCAGGCTGATGCGGAAGCGATGACCGCCCTGAAAGATCTGATGGGCGCACTTGGTGTCGCCTCCGTGGATTGCCGTCAGGATGGTTCAACCGCTGATGTGTCGACCCGCGCTGCCTATATCATGAATACGACGATCCTCGGTATCGAGGAAGCTGATGCCTGCCTGCTGATCGGCACGAACCCGCGCTGGGAAGCACCGCTGGTCAATGCACGGCTGCGCAAGCGTCATGCTGCCGGCGGTTTTCAGATCGCCCGTATCGGCACCCCGCACGACCTGACCTTCCCGGTTGAGGAAATCGGGGCCGGTGCCGATACACTGAAAGATATTCTCGACGGCAAACATTCATTCGCAGCTGTGCTGGAGAAGGCAGAGCGTCCGATGCTGATCCTCGGTGCCGGCATTCTTGCCCGACCCGACGGCGATGCCATTCTGGCAACGGCCCGCGCCATTGCCGAGAAGACCGGCATGATTGTCGCAGCCAGTGGCGAAGACGACGGATGGAACGGCTTTAACGTCATGCAACTGGCGGCCTCACGGGTCGGCGGGCTGGATCTCGGACTGGTTCCGGGCGAGGGCGGGCTTGCCACAAACGCCATTCTTGACGGGGCCGCGGCTGGCGATATCGAAGTCGTTTATCTTCTGGCTGCTGATGAGCTCGACATGTCGAAGCTCGACAAGGCATTTGTCATCTATCAGGGCCATCACGGTGATGCCGGTGCGCAGGCTGCTGATGTCATTCTGCCGGGTGCGGCCTACACAGAGAAAGACGGCACCTGGGTCAATGTCGAAGGACGGGTCCAGATTGGTCGCCGCGCTGTTTCGCCACCGGGTGAAGCGCGTGAAGACTGGAAGATTTTCAGGGCCTTGTCGGATGTTCTTGGCAAACAACTTCCATACGACAACATTGACGCCGTTCGGGCACGGATGGCCGATATCAATCCGGTGTTCGCCGTTCCCGACGTTATCCAGCCTGCTGAATGGGGTGCTTTTGGAACGACCGGTGAAACCGGGGCCGATGCCTTCACTTCACCTGTCGTGAACTACTACATGACCGACCCGGTCAGCCGCTGTTCCAAAACAATGGCGGAATGCACTTCACTGTTTGTGAACAAGTCTGCCACAGCAACAGGGACGGAAGGCTGA
- a CDS encoding NADH-quinone oxidoreductase subunit J, with the protein MLIKALAFYMFAGVTVASGVMVISARNPVHSVLFLILAFFNSAGLFVLLGAEFLAMILVVVYVGAVAVLFLFVVMMLDINFVELRQGFLQYLPVGALIAIVLLAELIFVIGGYVAADGTASALMPVATELTNTAAIGGQIYTKYVYLFQAAGMVLLVAMVGAIVLTLRKRPDVKRQSISAQLDRTRAQAVRIEKVEPGRGV; encoded by the coding sequence ATGCTGATCAAGGCGCTCGCATTTTACATGTTCGCCGGGGTCACCGTGGCATCCGGCGTGATGGTTATATCCGCCAGAAACCCGGTGCATTCCGTGCTTTTCCTTATTCTGGCCTTCTTCAATTCGGCCGGTCTTTTCGTGCTGCTCGGGGCCGAGTTCCTGGCGATGATTCTGGTCGTCGTCTATGTCGGTGCCGTTGCCGTGCTGTTCCTGTTCGTCGTGATGATGCTGGACATCAACTTCGTCGAACTCAGGCAGGGCTTTCTGCAATACCTGCCGGTTGGCGCCCTGATCGCCATTGTTCTGCTGGCGGAGCTGATTTTCGTCATCGGCGGATATGTCGCGGCAGATGGCACGGCCTCAGCACTTATGCCTGTTGCAACAGAGCTGACCAATACGGCCGCAATCGGTGGCCAGATTTACACGAAATATGTCTATCTGTTCCAGGCTGCCGGCATGGTGCTGCTGGTTGCCATGGTCGGCGCTATCGTGCTGACGCTTCGCAAGCGGCCTGACGTCAAACGTCAGAGCATCAGCGCACAGCTCGACCGCACGCGGGCACAGGCAGTGCGCATCGAAAAAGTCGAACCGGGCAGGGGAGTCTGA
- the nuoF gene encoding NADH-quinone oxidoreductase subunit NuoF, with amino-acid sequence MLADKDRIFQNLYGIHDWRLKGAMARGDWDNTKAILAKGRDWIIDEMKASGLRGRGGAGFPTGVKWSFMPKEVGARPHYLVVNADEGEPGTCKDRDMMRHEPHKLIEGCLIACFAMQAHAAYIYIRGEFIEEANRLEHAIDEARAAGLIGKNACGSGWDFECYVHRGSGAYICGEETALIESLEGKKGQPRLKPPFPAGAGLYGCPTTVNNVESIAVAPTILRRGPAWFAGIGRPNNTGTKVFCISGAVNNPCNVEEAMSIPLKELIEKHAGGVTGGWDNLLAVIPGGSSTPMIPKSVCDDVLMDFDALREAQTGLGTAAVIVMDKSVDLIKAIARLAEFYKHESCGQCTPCREGTGWMWRVMERMVTGEAEPEEIDHLLEVTYQVEGHTICALGDAAAWPIQGLIRHFRPLLEQRIASYHGTAVAAE; translated from the coding sequence ATGCTTGCTGACAAGGACAGAATTTTCCAGAATCTCTACGGAATCCACGACTGGCGCCTTAAAGGTGCCATGGCACGCGGTGACTGGGATAATACCAAGGCCATCCTTGCCAAGGGGCGGGACTGGATCATCGACGAGATGAAGGCATCCGGCCTTCGTGGTCGCGGCGGTGCCGGTTTCCCGACCGGCGTCAAATGGTCCTTCATGCCGAAGGAAGTGGGCGCGCGTCCGCATTACCTCGTGGTCAATGCCGATGAGGGCGAACCCGGTACCTGCAAGGACCGGGACATGATGCGCCATGAACCGCACAAGCTGATCGAAGGCTGTCTGATTGCCTGCTTCGCCATGCAGGCCCATGCTGCCTATATCTATATCCGGGGCGAGTTTATCGAAGAGGCCAATCGCCTCGAACATGCAATTGACGAAGCCCGTGCTGCCGGTCTGATCGGCAAGAATGCCTGCGGGTCCGGCTGGGATTTCGAATGCTACGTCCATCGCGGCTCCGGTGCCTATATCTGTGGTGAGGAAACCGCACTGATCGAAAGCCTTGAAGGCAAGAAGGGTCAGCCACGGCTGAAACCTCCTTTCCCTGCTGGTGCCGGTCTGTATGGCTGCCCGACCACGGTGAATAATGTGGAAAGCATTGCGGTCGCCCCGACCATTCTCCGCCGTGGCCCGGCATGGTTTGCCGGTATTGGCCGCCCGAACAACACAGGCACCAAGGTCTTCTGCATTTCCGGTGCCGTGAACAATCCCTGCAATGTCGAAGAAGCGATGAGCATTCCGCTTAAGGAACTTATCGAGAAACATGCCGGTGGCGTCACCGGTGGCTGGGACAACCTGCTGGCCGTGATTCCCGGCGGATCATCCACACCTATGATTCCGAAATCAGTTTGCGACGATGTTCTGATGGATTTTGATGCCCTGCGTGAAGCCCAGACCGGGCTTGGCACCGCGGCTGTCATCGTCATGGACAAGTCAGTAGATCTGATCAAGGCCATTGCCCGCCTGGCAGAGTTCTACAAGCATGAGAGCTGTGGCCAGTGCACGCCCTGCCGTGAAGGTACGGGCTGGATGTGGCGTGTCATGGAGCGCATGGTCACAGGTGAAGCCGAGCCGGAAGAAATCGACCATCTGCTTGAAGTCACCTATCAGGTTGAAGGTCATACAATCTGCGCCCTTGGGGATGCGGCCGCCTGGCCAATTCAGGGACTGATCCGTCATTTCCGGCCGCTCCTTGAACAGCGTATTGCCAGCTATCACGGCACTGCGGTGGCAGCGGAGTAG
- the nuoI gene encoding NADH-quinone oxidoreductase subunit NuoI — protein sequence MAFLDRTARSFLLTEIVSGMAITLRYMFKPSVTLNYPYEKGPLSPRFRGEHALRRYPNGEERCIACKLCEAICPAQAITIEAEPRDDGSRRTTRYDIDMTKCIYCGFCQEACPVDAIVEGPNFEFATESREELMYNKDKLLSNGDRWEAELSARLAADAPYR from the coding sequence ATGGCCTTTCTTGATCGCACAGCCCGCTCGTTTCTGCTGACGGAGATTGTCTCCGGCATGGCAATTACGCTGCGCTATATGTTCAAGCCGAGCGTGACGCTGAATTACCCCTATGAAAAGGGCCCGCTTAGCCCGCGGTTCCGGGGTGAGCATGCGTTGCGCCGCTATCCGAATGGCGAAGAACGCTGCATCGCCTGCAAACTGTGTGAGGCAATTTGCCCGGCACAGGCGATCACGATTGAAGCCGAGCCGCGTGATGACGGTTCACGCCGTACCACGCGCTATGACATCGATATGACGAAGTGCATCTATTGCGGTTTCTGTCAGGAAGCCTGTCCGGTCGATGCCATCGTCGAGGGACCGAATTTCGAATTCGCGACCGAAAGTCGTGAGGAGCTGATGTATAACAAAGACAAGCTCCTTTCTAATGGTGACCGCTGGGAGGCAGAGCTGTCGGCTCGGCTTGCTGCGGATGCGCCTTATCGCTAA
- the nuoL gene encoding NADH-quinone oxidoreductase subunit L, whose protein sequence is MISAIVFLPLIGAIIAGLVALTTASKQASHYDPENDHPHGLPWADRVSQVVTCGMMLLTLLLSIFVFIDVAIEGNATVVQLFTWVSSGDLQFDWALRVDTLTAVMLIVVTGVSTMVHIYSIGYMGHDPDAPRFMAYLSLFTFFMLMLVTADNLVQMFFGWEGVGLASYLLIGFWYKKPTANAAAIKAFVVNRVGDFGFALGIFGVFMLFGSISFEDIFAGAAGKADATLYLFGGEFHALTVLSLLLFVGAMGKSAQLGLHTWLPDAMEGPTPVSALIHAATMVTAGVFMVARLSPIIEYSDTALAVITLVGAATAFFAATIGCVQNDIKRVIAYSTCSQLGYMFFACGVSAYSAGVFHLMTHGFFKALLFLGAGSVIHAMSDEQDMRKMGGIWHKIKITYILMWIGNLALAGVPFFAGFYSKDAILESAFAAHTTVGTIAFWLGIAAALMTAFYSWRLLFMTFHGEPRADDHTMAHVHESPPVMLLPLIPLALGALLAGWVAHGWFMDPEQMDAFWNGAIFVLKDVHPAVYEAHHVPTWVKVLPVLCGATGISLAWLLYIKFPDIPGRIAGRFQGIYQFLLNKWYWDELYDYILVKPCFYLGRVLWKGGDGIIIDGGGPNGMAFLTRMASKGAARIQSGFVYHYAFAMLIGVVLLVSWYLLVKVG, encoded by the coding sequence TTGATTTCCGCTATCGTCTTTCTGCCTCTGATCGGGGCGATTATTGCCGGTCTTGTTGCGCTCACCACGGCGTCCAAGCAGGCTTCTCATTATGATCCGGAAAATGATCATCCCCATGGTCTGCCCTGGGCAGATCGTGTCAGTCAGGTCGTCACCTGCGGCATGATGCTGCTGACCCTGCTGCTGTCGATCTTTGTCTTCATCGATGTTGCCATCGAAGGCAATGCGACTGTTGTTCAGCTGTTCACCTGGGTTTCATCCGGTGACCTGCAGTTCGACTGGGCATTGCGTGTTGATACCCTGACGGCTGTCATGCTGATCGTGGTGACCGGTGTCTCCACGATGGTTCACATCTATTCCATCGGTTACATGGGCCACGATCCGGATGCGCCGCGCTTCATGGCCTATCTCAGCCTGTTCACCTTCTTCATGCTGATGCTGGTGACCGCCGACAATCTGGTTCAGATGTTCTTCGGCTGGGAAGGCGTTGGCCTGGCTTCCTATCTGCTGATCGGTTTCTGGTACAAGAAGCCCACCGCAAACGCCGCTGCCATCAAGGCTTTTGTCGTCAACCGCGTTGGTGATTTCGGCTTTGCTCTCGGCATCTTCGGCGTCTTCATGCTGTTCGGCTCGATCTCCTTTGAAGACATCTTTGCCGGTGCCGCTGGCAAGGCAGATGCAACCCTGTATCTGTTCGGTGGCGAGTTCCATGCCCTGACCGTCCTGTCATTGCTGCTGTTCGTCGGTGCCATGGGCAAGTCGGCACAGCTCGGACTGCACACCTGGCTGCCGGACGCCATGGAAGGCCCGACACCTGTTTCGGCCCTCATTCATGCCGCAACCATGGTCACCGCCGGTGTGTTCATGGTCGCACGCCTGTCACCGATCATTGAATATTCGGATACTGCACTGGCCGTCATTACCCTCGTCGGGGCAGCAACTGCCTTCTTCGCCGCAACCATCGGCTGCGTGCAGAACGACATCAAACGGGTAATTGCCTATTCGACCTGCTCACAGCTGGGCTACATGTTCTTTGCCTGCGGTGTGTCTGCCTATTCAGCTGGTGTGTTCCATCTGATGACCCATGGTTTCTTCAAGGCGCTGCTGTTCCTTGGTGCCGGTTCCGTCATCCATGCCATGTCTGACGAACAGGACATGCGCAAGATGGGTGGTATCTGGCACAAGATCAAAATCACTTACATCCTGATGTGGATCGGCAATCTGGCACTGGCCGGTGTACCGTTCTTTGCTGGGTTCTATTCCAAGGATGCCATACTGGAATCCGCCTTTGCCGCACATACCACGGTGGGGACGATTGCCTTCTGGCTCGGTATTGCCGCAGCCCTGATGACGGCGTTCTATTCCTGGCGTCTGCTGTTCATGACCTTCCATGGCGAGCCGCGGGCTGATGACCATACCATGGCGCATGTTCATGAATCACCGCCGGTGATGCTGCTTCCGCTGATTCCGCTGGCGCTTGGCGCACTTCTGGCCGGCTGGGTTGCACATGGCTGGTTCATGGATCCGGAACAGATGGATGCCTTCTGGAACGGCGCGATCTTCGTCCTCAAGGATGTGCATCCCGCAGTTTATGAAGCGCATCACGTCCCGACCTGGGTCAAGGTGCTGCCGGTCCTCTGCGGTGCAACCGGTATTTCGCTGGCCTGGCTGCTCTATATTAAGTTCCCCGATATCCCCGGCCGGATTGCCGGTCGTTTCCAGGGCATCTATCAGTTCCTGCTGAACAAATGGTACTGGGATGAACTTTATGACTACATTCTCGTGAAGCCCTGCTTCTATCTCGGTCGTGTCCTCTGGAAGGGCGGAGATGGCATCATCATTGATGGTGGCGGGCCGAACGGTATGGCCTTCCTGACGCGGATGGCTTCAAAGGGTGCCGCCCGGATACAGAGCGGATTTGTCTATCATTATGCCTTTGCGATGCTGATCGGCGTCGTGCTGCTGGTCAGCTGGTATCTGCTGGTGAAGGTGGGATAA
- the nuoH gene encoding NADH-quinone oxidoreductase subunit NuoH, translated as MEPFLTTYVWPTLFIVAQILAIILPLLGAVAYLTLAERKVIAGMQLRKGPNVVGPFGLLQPLADGLKLLMKETIIPASSNPAVFILAPMLTFVLSLIAWAVIPFGEGLVVSDINVGILYLFAISSLGVYGIVMAGWASNSMYAFLGALRSAAQMVSYEVSIGFVIITVLLCVGSLNLSDVIMAQTDNWLKVGVNGFWDWYFIPLFPMFIVFFISVLAETNRAPFDLPEAEAELVSGYNVEYSAMAFALFFLGEYANMILMSAMTVVLFLGGWLPPVDIAPFTWIPGPVWFVVKIALVLFCFLWVRATFPRYRYDQLMRLGWKVFLPFSLFWVILVAGFLVAFDLVPGGPA; from the coding sequence ATGGAGCCGTTTCTCACAACCTATGTCTGGCCGACCCTTTTTATCGTCGCGCAGATTCTGGCTATCATTCTGCCGCTGCTGGGTGCCGTGGCCTATCTGACACTTGCCGAACGCAAGGTCATCGCGGGCATGCAGCTTCGCAAGGGACCGAATGTGGTCGGGCCATTTGGGCTGCTACAGCCACTGGCTGACGGTCTGAAGCTGTTGATGAAGGAAACCATCATTCCGGCCAGTTCGAACCCTGCCGTGTTCATTCTGGCACCGATGCTGACCTTCGTTCTGTCGCTGATTGCCTGGGCGGTTATTCCGTTCGGGGAGGGGCTTGTCGTTTCCGATATCAATGTCGGCATTCTGTACCTGTTCGCGATTTCCTCGCTTGGCGTCTATGGCATCGTCATGGCCGGCTGGGCATCGAATTCGATGTACGCTTTCCTCGGCGCGCTTCGCTCTGCCGCGCAGATGGTGTCCTACGAAGTCTCCATCGGCTTTGTCATTATCACGGTGCTGCTCTGCGTCGGATCGCTGAACCTGTCCGATGTCATCATGGCGCAGACAGACAACTGGCTGAAGGTTGGCGTCAACGGCTTCTGGGACTGGTATTTCATTCCGCTGTTCCCGATGTTCATCGTCTTCTTCATCTCGGTGCTGGCTGAAACCAACCGTGCGCCGTTCGATCTGCCGGAAGCTGAAGCTGAACTGGTCTCAGGCTATAACGTCGAATATTCGGCCATGGCCTTCGCACTCTTCTTCCTCGGCGAATATGCCAACATGATCCTGATGAGTGCGATGACCGTCGTGCTGTTTCTGGGTGGCTGGCTGCCGCCGGTTGATATCGCGCCGTTCACCTGGATTCCCGGCCCGGTCTGGTTTGTCGTCAAGATCGCGCTGGTACTGTTCTGCTTCCTTTGGGTGCGCGCCACTTTCCCGCGCTACCGATATGACCAGCTGATGCGCCTTGGCTGGAAAGTCTTTCTGCCGTTCTCGCTGTTCTGGGTTATTCTTGTCGCCGGTTTCCTGGTGGCATTTGACCTGGTTCCCGGCGGACCGGCCTGA
- the nuoK gene encoding NADH-quinone oxidoreductase subunit NuoK, with product MEIELAHYLTVAAILFTLGIFGIFMNRKNVIIILMSVELMLLAVNINMVAFSAQLQNLTGQIFAMFVLTVAAAEAAIGLAILVVYFRNRGSIAVEDINMMKG from the coding sequence ATGGAAATTGAACTCGCTCACTACCTGACGGTCGCAGCCATTCTGTTCACGCTCGGCATTTTCGGGATCTTCATGAACCGGAAAAACGTCATCATCATCCTGATGTCCGTTGAACTGATGCTGCTGGCGGTGAACATCAATATGGTCGCCTTCTCCGCGCAGTTACAGAACCTCACCGGGCAGATTTTCGCCATGTTCGTGCTGACCGTCGCAGCGGCGGAAGCCGCCATCGGCCTCGCCATTCTCGTCGTCTATTTCCGCAACCGTGGTTCGATCGCGGTTGAGGACATCAACATGATGAAGGGGTAG